One Bacillus sp. FJAT-52991 genomic region harbors:
- a CDS encoding SLC13 family permease, with translation MILQLTLTFVILGITIVLFMMNRLRTDLVAMLSLLALVLTGILDPTEAFAGFSNSVVIMLAGLFIVGAGIFRTGLAQMAGNLLLRFSGDSEKRLFVLLLVIVACVGAFLSNTGTVALMIPIVVSIATSINSSPSKFLIPLSYMASFSGMLTLIASPSNLIISQSLVDHGYDKLGFFEITPIGIIGVITGIIYLFLVRNRLLPNEKNNSQSKAEHKLSPKQLAVDYQLGGRLYRVKVPDDSEIVGKRLAQLKIPVQYQLCILKISRKSTDGINLLPVTYQEMAGPESIVQPKDLLYIQGSLDNVKTFVEDYALILEDEQSEANELVSKELGIAEVLLTPHSSLINKTVREVGFREKYNLNIIGINRQGEYVLQQMSKQRLRFGDALLVQGAWDEIELLARETKDVVVIGQPKEHASMAAASGKAPIAGGIMLLMILLMVFEVFPASISVLIGAVLMIVTGCVRNMDDAYSRINWESIVLVAAMLPMATALEKTGGMTILSEGIVQLLGGFGAMGVLAGIYFLTMVFSQFISNTATTVLFAPIAFNAAISMDVNPATMLVAVAVSANMAFSTPVASPSNALVMTAGGYKFTDFVRVGVPLQILVMIVMMVVIPLFFPL, from the coding sequence ATTATTTTGCAGCTGACTTTAACATTTGTCATTTTAGGGATTACGATTGTTTTATTTATGATGAATCGTCTGCGGACGGATCTTGTAGCGATGCTCTCCTTGCTTGCCCTTGTCTTGACTGGAATTTTAGATCCGACCGAAGCTTTTGCAGGTTTTTCTAATTCTGTTGTGATTATGTTGGCTGGATTATTTATCGTAGGGGCCGGTATTTTTCGTACAGGGCTTGCACAAATGGCGGGAAATCTCCTTCTTCGCTTCTCAGGAGATAGCGAGAAGCGATTATTTGTTTTGCTGCTCGTTATTGTTGCTTGTGTGGGTGCTTTTTTAAGTAATACAGGTACGGTTGCTTTAATGATACCGATCGTTGTCAGCATTGCAACGAGTATCAATAGCAGTCCATCCAAGTTTTTAATCCCATTATCCTACATGGCCAGCTTTTCGGGAATGTTAACACTCATTGCCTCTCCCTCTAACTTAATTATTAGTCAAAGCCTTGTGGATCACGGCTATGACAAGCTTGGTTTCTTTGAGATCACGCCAATTGGTATCATCGGTGTCATCACTGGAATTATTTATTTATTTCTTGTTCGTAACCGCTTGCTACCTAACGAAAAAAATAATAGCCAGTCCAAAGCAGAACATAAACTCTCTCCTAAACAGCTTGCCGTTGATTATCAATTAGGCGGGCGTTTATATCGAGTAAAAGTACCGGATGATTCAGAAATAGTAGGAAAACGACTAGCTCAATTAAAAATCCCAGTTCAATATCAATTATGCATATTGAAAATTAGTCGAAAATCAACAGATGGGATTAACCTTTTGCCTGTTACTTATCAAGAAATGGCTGGTCCAGAAAGCATCGTTCAGCCGAAAGATTTGCTGTATATTCAAGGTTCTCTCGACAATGTCAAAACGTTTGTTGAAGATTATGCGTTAATATTAGAAGACGAACAATCAGAAGCAAATGAACTCGTTTCTAAAGAGCTAGGCATCGCAGAAGTGCTGTTAACTCCTCATTCTAGTTTAATTAATAAAACCGTTAGAGAGGTTGGCTTCCGCGAAAAATACAATTTAAATATTATCGGGATTAACCGTCAAGGTGAATATGTGTTACAACAAATGTCTAAACAACGACTTCGATTTGGTGATGCGCTCTTAGTTCAAGGAGCATGGGATGAAATTGAACTGCTGGCGAGAGAAACGAAGGATGTTGTCGTTATCGGGCAACCAAAAGAACACGCAAGTATGGCGGCAGCAAGTGGAAAAGCTCCCATTGCTGGTGGAATTATGTTGTTGATGATTTTACTGATGGTATTTGAAGTCTTCCCTGCTTCCATCTCTGTTTTAATCGGTGCAGTATTGATGATTGTGACTGGATGTGTTCGAAATATGGACGATGCGTATAGTCGGATCAACTGGGAAAGCATTGTCTTAGTTGCTGCTATGCTACCGATGGCTACAGCCTTAGAGAAAACGGGTGGGATGACGATTCTTTCAGAAGGAATTGTTCAATTGCTTGGTGGATTTGGTGCGATGGGTGTTCTCGCAGGCATTTATTTTTTAACGATGGTCTTCAGCCAATTCATTAGCAATACAGCTACTACTGTGCTATTTGCACCTATTGCTTTCAATGCCGCGATTAGCATGGATGTGAATCCTGCCACTATGTTAGTTGCTGTAGCTGTCAGTGCCAATATGGCCTT
- a CDS encoding GNAT family N-acetyltransferase has translation MLFQNGNLKVRKLKEKDKYFLVKWLSDLTVLEFYEGRDNPFDLDKVNEVFYVSKDDTVKCIVEYEDNEIGYIQYYQLDDETKKEYGYLDDNIYGIDQFIGEVKYWNKGFGTLLVTSMVKYLIEHKQADRVVMDPQMKNTRALKCYKKCGFKKIRTLPKHELHEGEYQDCWLIEYKN, from the coding sequence ATGTTATTTCAAAATGGTAATTTAAAAGTTCGTAAATTAAAGGAAAAAGATAAATACTTTCTGGTAAAATGGCTTTCTGATCTAACTGTTCTTGAATTTTATGAAGGAAGGGACAATCCTTTTGATTTAGATAAGGTTAATGAAGTTTTTTATGTTTCCAAGGATGATACAGTTAAATGTATTGTGGAATATGAAGACAACGAAATAGGATATATCCAATATTATCAATTAGATGATGAAACAAAAAAAGAATATGGATACCTTGATGATAATATTTATGGAATAGACCAATTCATAGGTGAAGTAAAGTATTGGAATAAAGGGTTTGGAACGTTACTTGTTACATCTATGGTGAAATATTTAATCGAGCACAAGCAAGCAGACCGAGTAGTTATGGACCCTCAAATGAAAAATACAAGGGCTTTAAAGTGTTATAAAAAGTGTGGTTTTAAAAAAATTAGAACTCTCCCTAAACATGAGCTTCACGAAGGTGAATATCAGGATTGTTGGTTAATTGAGTACAAAAATTGA
- the rpmG gene encoding 50S ribosomal protein L33, with the protein MRVNITLQCTETGDRNYMTTKNKRNNPERLELKKYCPRLKRYTLHRETK; encoded by the coding sequence ATGAGAGTAAATATTACGTTACAATGTACAGAAACGGGAGACCGTAATTATATGACGACGAAGAATAAACGGAATAATCCAGAGCGTTTAGAGTTAAAGAAATATTGTCCGCGTTTAAAGCGTTATACACTTCATCGCGAGACGAAATAA
- a CDS encoding GTP-binding protein translates to MGKIPVTVLSGFLGAGKTTMLNHLLANRDGKKLAVIVNDMSEINIDADLVNQNGFRRTEEKFIELQNGCICCTLREDLLIEVDKLAKKGDLDGIVIESTGISEPLPVAQTFTYQDEELGIDLTASCQLDTMVTVVDAFRFWHDYSSGESLIDRKQAAGEEDTREIVDLLIDQIEFADVIVLNKIDLVDEETKIALYGFVKKLNSTAHIIESSFGKVPTDQLFQTNLFDFERASQSVGWLKELNGEHTPETEEFGISSFVYERNIPFHPGRFEQFWHDLPVEVIRSKGFIWLATRPSETILLSQAGPSIMLEYAGEWVADLSEQEREQLFNEEPELRKMWDPITGDRKQQLVIIGHEMDAAEIEAMLDACLLTDSEMKSDWKRLEDPLPTVQ, encoded by the coding sequence ATGGGGAAAATACCGGTAACCGTTTTAAGTGGTTTTCTTGGTGCAGGAAAAACAACCATGCTGAATCATTTGCTGGCCAATCGTGATGGAAAAAAGCTAGCGGTCATTGTCAATGATATGAGTGAAATTAATATTGATGCCGATCTTGTGAATCAAAATGGTTTCAGACGAACAGAGGAGAAGTTTATTGAACTGCAAAATGGCTGTATTTGCTGTACATTACGGGAAGATTTACTCATTGAAGTGGATAAATTGGCGAAAAAAGGCGATCTCGATGGGATTGTGATTGAGTCGACGGGCATTAGTGAACCATTGCCGGTTGCTCAAACATTTACATATCAAGATGAAGAGTTGGGAATCGATTTAACGGCTTCTTGTCAATTAGATACAATGGTCACAGTGGTCGATGCTTTTCGTTTTTGGCATGATTACTCTTCTGGTGAATCACTTATTGACCGCAAGCAGGCAGCAGGAGAAGAAGATACAAGAGAAATTGTGGATTTATTAATTGATCAAATTGAATTTGCTGATGTGATTGTACTGAATAAAATTGATCTGGTTGATGAGGAGACGAAAATTGCTTTATATGGTTTTGTGAAAAAGCTGAATTCAACAGCCCACATCATTGAATCATCTTTTGGAAAAGTGCCTACTGATCAATTATTTCAAACGAATTTATTTGATTTTGAACGGGCAAGCCAAAGCGTAGGCTGGCTTAAGGAGTTAAACGGGGAGCATACGCCAGAAACAGAGGAGTTTGGTATTTCTTCTTTCGTCTATGAGCGAAATATTCCGTTTCATCCAGGTCGCTTTGAGCAATTTTGGCATGACTTACCTGTGGAAGTGATACGTTCGAAAGGGTTTATTTGGCTTGCTACGCGGCCAAGTGAGACGATTTTGCTTTCACAAGCGGGGCCGTCCATTATGCTTGAATATGCGGGTGAATGGGTTGCTGATTTATCGGAACAAGAACGAGAGCAGCTGTTTAACGAAGAGCCTGAGTTGCGGAAAATGTGGGATCCTATCACTGGCGACCGCAAACAGCAGTTAGTGATCATTGGTCATGAAATGGATGCAGCTGAGATTGAAGCGATGCTCGATGCTTGTTTATTAACGGATAGTGAAATGAAAAGTGATTGGAAACGATTAGAGGATCCGTTGCCGACTGTGCAGTAA
- a CDS encoding AraC family transcriptional regulator — translation MGWVESIQTAIDYMEEHLLENITIDSISKQANASVFHFQRTFTILTDISVGEYLRRRRLTLAAQELANTDHKIIDIAYKYGYETPEAFSKAFRRQHGIKPSDVRKNVGKLKSYNRLVIQVSLKGAEPMKYKIVEKESFQVVGVKREYSCTNDENLKSIPKFWHDVHIDGTDDLLFQLNNGEIKGVLGICANHKNEASTQTIDYWIATAYNGDTSKGLQTLEIPASKWGVFEVHGPMPDAMQKTWKMIFSEWFPSHQFKHAGTPELEVYSNEDPSSPDLYSEIWIPLK, via the coding sequence ATGGGATGGGTTGAATCGATTCAGACAGCAATTGATTACATGGAAGAACATTTACTTGAAAATATAACAATTGACAGTATATCGAAACAAGCAAATGCATCGGTCTTTCATTTTCAAAGAACATTTACCATCTTAACAGATATATCTGTTGGTGAATATCTTCGGCGGAGACGTTTAACGCTCGCTGCACAAGAGTTGGCAAATACCGACCACAAGATCATCGATATCGCCTATAAATATGGCTATGAAACTCCCGAAGCTTTTTCAAAAGCCTTTCGTCGGCAACATGGCATTAAACCTAGTGATGTACGAAAGAACGTTGGCAAGCTAAAGTCTTATAATCGCCTGGTCATTCAGGTAAGTCTGAAAGGAGCGGAACCTATGAAGTATAAAATTGTTGAAAAAGAAAGCTTTCAAGTAGTCGGGGTCAAGCGAGAGTATTCATGCACTAACGATGAAAACCTTAAAAGCATCCCTAAATTTTGGCATGACGTGCATATAGATGGCACAGATGACTTACTGTTTCAGTTGAACAATGGAGAGATCAAAGGGGTACTTGGTATATGTGCTAATCATAAGAATGAAGCATCCACACAAACGATTGATTATTGGATAGCCACAGCCTATAACGGTGATACATCCAAGGGATTACAAACCCTTGAAATACCAGCATCAAAATGGGGAGTGTTTGAGGTACATGGCCCAATGCCTGATGCTATGCAAAAAACATGGAAAATGATCTTCTCTGAATGGTTTCCATCTCATCAGTTTAAGCATGCTGGAACCCCTGAATTAGAAGTGTATTCAAATGAAGATCCATCAAGCCCTGATTTATACTCCGAGATTTGGATACCGCTAAAATAA
- a CDS encoding BCCT family transporter, whose amino-acid sequence MTNRNIRWSVFLPMTVVLILSIIVGVIAPESFYQAENAIVQFAFERFGWLFQLASVLFLFICLYLMFSRYGAIKIGGPEAKPELSTWNWFAITLTAGIATGILFWGIAEPLTHFMSPPKELGLKAGSEEAAMFSMAQTFIHWTYSPYAIYGLAGVGIAFAVYNANLPYQVSSILYPLLGKRMNGVVGAVVDNICLFAMAGGVAAVLGVGTMQIATGLEVITGIPNGKITWIIIVSVIVATYIISSYTGLHKGIRWLSDKNSKIFIMLVIFVFVFGPMSFILSLGTQSIGHYLDNFFERSLYLSPIDGSEWPRWWPIYYWAIWLAYAPLMGMFLARISKGRTIKQFMLMNVVVPGTAGIIWFSVFGGAAINLQLNGAGIWESIQKNGMEVSVFSFLEHYPLTTMTSLVFIFTIFISIVTMADSMTSTVSSLTIKSSNHEMTEAPGRIKIYWGIVMSSIAIINLLSAGGKISGIDATKQIATIAGFPILFFMLVFAYATLKFIIQQEKYDVVSFPKKEGERNAN is encoded by the coding sequence ATGACAAATCGAAACATTAGGTGGTCGGTATTTCTTCCGATGACGGTTGTTCTCATATTATCTATCATTGTGGGAGTGATCGCCCCCGAATCTTTTTACCAGGCGGAAAATGCCATCGTACAGTTTGCTTTTGAACGATTTGGCTGGTTATTTCAATTGGCGAGTGTGTTGTTTTTATTTATTTGTCTATATTTGATGTTTTCAAGATATGGAGCTATTAAGATTGGCGGACCTGAGGCTAAACCCGAACTGTCTACATGGAATTGGTTTGCGATTACGCTGACAGCGGGTATTGCAACAGGCATTTTATTTTGGGGGATTGCCGAGCCGCTCACCCATTTTATGAGTCCGCCAAAAGAGCTTGGGTTAAAGGCCGGAAGTGAAGAGGCTGCTATGTTTTCAATGGCTCAAACTTTTATCCACTGGACGTATTCTCCGTATGCTATTTATGGATTGGCCGGTGTGGGCATTGCCTTTGCTGTTTACAATGCGAATCTTCCTTATCAAGTAAGCTCGATTCTTTATCCGTTGCTTGGAAAGAGAATGAATGGTGTTGTAGGAGCGGTCGTTGATAACATTTGCTTATTTGCGATGGCAGGTGGCGTAGCAGCTGTACTTGGTGTTGGTACAATGCAAATTGCCACAGGATTAGAGGTTATTACAGGTATTCCTAATGGAAAAATCACATGGATCATTATTGTCAGTGTCATTGTGGCCACCTATATTATTTCAAGCTATACCGGTCTACATAAAGGGATTCGTTGGCTTTCTGATAAGAACTCCAAAATATTTATTATGCTGGTCATCTTTGTGTTTGTTTTTGGACCAATGTCCTTTATTTTGTCGTTAGGAACACAATCGATTGGACATTATTTGGATAATTTTTTCGAAAGGTCTTTATATTTAAGCCCTATTGACGGTTCAGAATGGCCGAGATGGTGGCCGATCTATTATTGGGCGATATGGTTAGCGTATGCTCCTTTAATGGGCATGTTTTTAGCGAGAATATCAAAAGGACGTACAATTAAACAGTTTATGCTGATGAATGTTGTTGTGCCAGGAACAGCAGGTATCATTTGGTTTTCTGTTTTTGGCGGTGCAGCTATCAATTTACAGTTAAATGGGGCCGGAATTTGGGAGTCCATCCAAAAAAACGGCATGGAGGTTTCTGTTTTTTCATTTTTAGAACATTACCCTTTAACAACCATGACTAGTCTGGTCTTCATCTTCACTATCTTTATTTCCATCGTTACAATGGCTGATTCTATGACTTCTACTGTTTCTTCTTTAACTATCAAAAGTTCTAATCACGAAATGACGGAAGCACCAGGAAGAATCAAGATTTATTGGGGAATCGTTATGTCTTCCATTGCGATCATTAATTTATTATCAGCTGGCGGAAAAATTAGCGGAATTGACGCAACGAAACAGATTGCGACAATTGCAGGTTTTCCCATTTTATTTTTTATGCTAGTCTTCGCTTATGCTACGTTAAAATTCATTATCCAGCAGGAAAAATATGATGTTGTTTCGTTTCCTAAAAAAGAAGGGGAACGCAATGCAAATTAG
- a CDS encoding GNAT family N-acetyltransferase, with protein sequence MQIRKLTLNEEPPIKLLLLADPSEKLVREYVSRGECFVAEMDHKIVGVYVLLPTRPETVELVNIAVMESEQDKGIGKILVKDAIHKATAQGYKTIEVGTGNSSIGQLALYQKCGFRMTGIDQDFFIRHYSEEIFENGIQCRDMVRLFQDL encoded by the coding sequence ATGCAAATTAGAAAATTAACGCTAAACGAGGAGCCTCCAATCAAGTTATTATTGTTAGCCGACCCTTCTGAAAAGCTAGTGAGAGAATATGTGAGCAGGGGCGAATGCTTTGTAGCTGAAATGGATCATAAAATTGTTGGTGTGTATGTTCTTCTGCCGACAAGACCTGAAACAGTGGAATTAGTAAATATTGCTGTTATGGAGAGTGAACAGGACAAAGGAATCGGAAAGATCTTAGTGAAGGATGCGATTCATAAAGCGACAGCACAAGGGTATAAAACGATCGAGGTCGGTACTGGAAACTCAAGTATCGGGCAACTGGCACTTTATCAAAAGTGTGGATTTCGAATGACTGGCATAGATCAAGATTTTTTCATTAGACATTATTCGGAAGAGATTTTTGAGAACGGGATACAGTGTCGGGATATGGTTCGGCTATTTCAAGATTTGTAA
- a CDS encoding YfmQ family protein, with the protein MSEYNLTWVALIVITGIIKLLTSPPSALVAWIVSKFALHPKLDSKDVTVTFNGKHLKEEENIKFIDYFNKACFLKRYDIFPGNEKSFLHPETNVTPFVINLKKGKRDVNFFIYNYDNHVDVVKQYKEKIVSYSISSEHLQKFSTPTL; encoded by the coding sequence ATGAGTGAGTACAATCTGACATGGGTTGCTCTTATTGTAATAACAGGTATTATTAAATTATTAACGAGTCCTCCGAGTGCACTTGTGGCATGGATTGTAAGTAAATTTGCACTTCATCCAAAACTGGATTCGAAAGATGTTACTGTAACATTTAACGGAAAACACTTAAAAGAAGAAGAAAACATTAAATTTATTGACTATTTCAATAAGGCTTGCTTTCTAAAAAGATATGATATATTTCCGGGCAATGAAAAATCATTTCTACATCCAGAGACTAATGTTACTCCATTTGTCATCAATTTAAAAAAAGGCAAAAGAGATGTTAACTTCTTCATTTATAATTACGATAATCACGTTGATGTCGTCAAACAGTACAAAGAGAAAATTGTTTCTTATAGTATTAGTTCTGAGCATCTTCAAAAATTCTCCACACCAACTCTATAA
- the bioW gene encoding 6-carboxyhexanoate--CoA ligase, giving the protein MQEERLYSVRMRAAKGGPHEQGGKHISGGEMLSTYENMRQAVNHLLDKALTHSKGNPDFVQIQFDAIDEPIKQIDPLLIRKNEVESVEAGQALVRELLEQAGIKREVIDKAYKQLAEHSDMRGAILVDVHSGERIDDRREKGVRVSRMDWWNANFEQWANHFNEPSYSRVKEALVLATKVSAHPATIAELCWSDDPEYITGYVASKALGYQRISHLKEYGDEQGCRLFFVDGSNDMDDYIFFLEKQPVFIHWDEV; this is encoded by the coding sequence ATGCAGGAGGAACGATTGTATAGTGTTCGAATGAGAGCGGCTAAAGGAGGCCCTCATGAGCAAGGGGGAAAGCATATTTCAGGTGGGGAGATGCTTTCAACTTATGAAAATATGAGACAAGCGGTCAATCATTTATTAGACAAGGCATTAACTCATTCCAAAGGAAACCCAGATTTTGTGCAAATTCAATTTGATGCTATCGACGAGCCGATTAAACAAATCGACCCATTATTGATCAGGAAGAATGAAGTGGAATCAGTGGAAGCGGGACAAGCATTGGTGCGTGAGCTGTTAGAGCAGGCTGGAATCAAAAGAGAAGTGATTGACAAAGCGTACAAACAATTGGCAGAACATTCAGATATGAGAGGCGCGATATTAGTGGATGTTCATTCGGGTGAACGAATCGATGATCGTCGTGAAAAGGGTGTGCGTGTGTCACGCATGGACTGGTGGAATGCCAACTTTGAACAGTGGGCGAATCATTTTAATGAGCCAAGCTATTCGAGAGTGAAGGAAGCACTTGTCCTCGCAACTAAGGTAAGTGCGCATCCGGCAACGATCGCAGAATTGTGTTGGTCTGATGATCCAGAATATATAACAGGGTATGTAGCGAGTAAAGCGTTAGGTTATCAGCGTATTTCACATTTAAAAGAATATGGAGATGAACAGGGCTGTCGCCTCTTTTTCGTTGACGGTTCAAACGATATGGACGATTATATATTTTTTCTGGAAAAACAGCCTGTTTTTATTCACTGGGATGAAGTGTAA
- the bioF gene encoding 8-amino-7-oxononanoate synthase: MELNEWLGNRLEETKASSLYRKLRTMNTAPCSERVIEGKRQLVFSSNDYLGLANEQCLVYAAETILHEFGVGSSGSRLTTGHTKWHLKLEERIANFKQTEASLLFSNGYLANMGVLSSLPERGDVILSDQLNHASIIDGCRLSKADTVVYDHINMHHLEQRLQETQSYERRFIVTDGVFSMDGTIAPLDQIMSLAKRYQAFVIVDDAHATGVLGESGRGTSEFFDVQPDVMIGTLSKAVGTEGGFVAGSNVLIDFLLNHARTFIFQTSIPPAICAASYAAFELIEQGQEKRQQLLAKIMDIKTGLEEMGFVVKGDHTPIIPVIIGENDVALAFAKKLTEKGIYAPAIRPPTVPPGESRIRLTVTADHTDPNIQALLQAFQVIGKELGIIQ; this comes from the coding sequence GTGGAACTGAATGAATGGTTAGGAAACCGCCTAGAGGAAACAAAAGCGTCTAGTTTGTACCGCAAGCTGCGAACAATGAACACAGCTCCTTGTTCTGAAAGGGTCATTGAAGGGAAGCGTCAGCTTGTTTTTTCGTCTAATGATTATTTAGGGTTAGCTAATGAGCAATGTTTAGTTTATGCAGCGGAAACGATTTTGCATGAATTTGGGGTGGGCAGCAGTGGCTCTAGATTAACGACGGGACATACGAAGTGGCATCTAAAGCTGGAAGAAAGGATCGCCAACTTTAAACAGACTGAAGCGTCCCTTTTATTTTCAAATGGCTATTTAGCTAATATGGGTGTACTTTCTTCTCTGCCTGAAAGAGGAGATGTGATACTTAGCGATCAATTGAATCACGCTAGTATCATTGATGGATGCCGATTATCGAAAGCAGATACAGTTGTTTATGATCATATTAACATGCACCATCTTGAACAACGATTACAAGAAACTCAGTCGTATGAACGACGTTTTATTGTGACAGATGGTGTGTTTAGTATGGACGGAACGATCGCTCCGCTTGACCAAATCATGTCTTTGGCCAAACGATATCAGGCATTTGTGATTGTCGATGATGCTCATGCAACGGGGGTGTTAGGTGAGAGCGGTCGAGGGACGAGTGAATTTTTTGATGTGCAGCCAGATGTCATGATCGGCACATTAAGTAAAGCAGTGGGGACAGAAGGCGGATTTGTCGCTGGCTCCAACGTATTAATAGATTTTTTACTGAATCATGCACGCACTTTTATTTTTCAAACGTCGATTCCTCCGGCTATTTGTGCCGCTTCTTATGCTGCATTTGAATTGATTGAACAAGGTCAAGAAAAGCGCCAGCAATTGTTGGCGAAAATCATGGACATTAAAACAGGTTTAGAAGAAATGGGCTTCGTTGTAAAAGGGGATCATACACCCATCATTCCAGTGATCATTGGAGAAAATGATGTGGCGTTGGCCTTTGCGAAAAAATTAACGGAAAAAGGCATTTACGCTCCTGCCATTCGTCCGCCTACGGTGCCACCAGGAGAAAGCCGTATTCGGTTAACGGTCACCGCTGATCATACGGATCCTAATATACAGGCTTTGTTACAAGCGTTTCAGGTCATTGGAAAAGAGTTAGGCATTATTCAATAA
- a CDS encoding cytochrome P450: MTSDVLVSPAMLASSQFIENPYPIYDELRSQSPVMKGMAFKQPGWYVTGYEEAVMILKDPRFGNRIPLPQTTKKFAQLKNVQNDMMLFKNNQDHRRLRLLISHFFTPAALNDLCPYIEKTAHDLIDDVHDQKRMDIITDFAFPLASLVIAKIIGIPAKERHQFRGWAISLIESIDFTRSRKTLVHGNDTMKSLIEYFHTLIQKRREAPENDLVSQLLAAEQDEKLSDEEILSTCILLVIAGHETTVNLISNSVLTLLQNREQLMLLKENPSLIESAVEEFLRYESPTQMVARVAGEDIDINNVRINKGEQVYLLVGAANRDPVKFNDPHALDITRNPNPHLAFGSGSHFCIGSMLAKLEAQMAIQPLIQRIDNLQLETQHPQWRNLIGFRALNELIVTW; the protein is encoded by the coding sequence ATGACAAGTGATGTACTCGTTTCACCCGCAATGCTAGCTTCTTCTCAGTTTATAGAAAATCCGTATCCCATTTATGATGAGCTACGATCGCAAAGCCCAGTAATGAAAGGAATGGCGTTTAAACAGCCAGGCTGGTATGTGACTGGATACGAAGAGGCAGTCATGATATTGAAAGATCCCCGCTTTGGAAATCGCATTCCGTTGCCTCAGACAACAAAAAAATTTGCACAGTTGAAAAATGTGCAGAACGATATGATGCTTTTTAAAAACAATCAAGATCATCGCCGGTTGCGGCTATTGATCAGCCATTTTTTTACACCGGCTGCACTGAATGATTTATGTCCTTACATAGAGAAAACAGCTCATGATTTAATAGATGATGTGCATGATCAAAAGCGGATGGACATTATTACAGACTTTGCGTTTCCATTGGCTAGTCTCGTTATTGCTAAAATCATCGGAATACCTGCCAAAGAGCGGCATCAATTTAGAGGTTGGGCGATCAGTTTAATTGAATCAATTGACTTTACTCGCTCAAGAAAGACATTAGTTCATGGAAATGATACGATGAAAAGCTTGATCGAGTACTTCCATACTCTTATCCAAAAAAGAAGAGAAGCCCCCGAGAATGACTTAGTTAGTCAGTTGCTAGCGGCTGAACAGGATGAAAAATTATCAGACGAGGAGATACTTTCTACATGTATTTTGCTCGTTATTGCTGGGCATGAGACAACGGTCAACCTCATTAGCAATTCAGTGCTGACTCTACTGCAAAATCGTGAGCAGCTCATGCTGTTAAAGGAAAATCCATCCCTCATTGAATCAGCTGTCGAAGAATTTTTGCGTTATGAGAGCCCTACACAAATGGTTGCTCGTGTGGCTGGGGAAGATATCGATATAAATAACGTGCGAATTAATAAAGGCGAACAAGTTTACCTTTTAGTAGGAGCGGCTAATCGTGATCCGGTGAAGTTCAATGATCCTCATGCATTGGATATTACTCGAAACCCTAACCCTCACCTGGCATTCGGAAGCGGATCTCATTTCTGTATTGGATCGATGTTAGCTAAATTAGAGGCACAAATGGCTATCCAGCCACTCATCCAACGAATAGACAATCTTCAACTAGAGACACAGCACCCACAATGGAGAAACTTAATTGGTTTTAGAGCATTAAATGAATTAATCGTTACATGGTAA